The Acidobacteriota bacterium genome contains a region encoding:
- a CDS encoding tetratricopeptide repeat protein: TGVVMGTPAYMSPEQARGARIDHRSDIFSFGAVLYEMATGRLPFQGKSKPEMMNAVINQPHTPVRELNRDIPPELAAVIDRALSKEADERYQSIEEMVGALRCVAPQNGIQGQSLNSSEALSETTAPYALPRQTSAVLSKYRSAAWSTALAVGMTLVVLAFAIYFLRSRPAATLSKIKTLAVLPFKPLVADDRNESLEMGMADTLIAKLSNIKEINVRPVSAVRKYAGLEQDAVAAGREQKVDVVIDGQIQKSGDKIRVTVRLVRVVDGAQIWATQFDEKMTDIFRVQDSISERVAGALAVNLSGEEKEQVSKRYTSNTEAYQLYLTGRYHLNRLTDDGIRKSLDYFQQAVEKDPSFAMAYAGVADSYNALAGFNVLPPKDVYPKARLAADTALKLDDLLAQAHTSLAMIKLAYDWDWPGAEREFKRALEISPSDSEAHYQYGYYLAFMGRFDEAIVEIRRAQELDPISLVKITGVGQALFMARRYDEAIEQCRTALEMDPNLGFAYWLLGLAYMQKGMYEPAIVALQKSIPLSGDSPDEPASLACAYALSGKTGEARKILEKLEQQARRKYIASSGLAEIYGALGEKDRAFALLDQAYDERDNMMVLLKVEPTFDPLRSDPRFATLLRRVGFPQ, encoded by the coding sequence AACCGGAGTCGTGATGGGAACGCCCGCGTACATGTCGCCCGAACAGGCGCGCGGCGCGCGAATAGACCACCGCAGTGACATATTTTCATTTGGAGCGGTGCTCTACGAAATGGCGACGGGGCGCTTGCCGTTCCAAGGGAAATCCAAGCCGGAAATGATGAATGCGGTGATCAACCAGCCGCATACACCCGTCAGGGAGTTAAACCGGGATATACCGCCAGAGCTTGCCGCCGTGATTGATCGAGCCTTGTCCAAGGAAGCTGATGAACGCTACCAATCAATCGAGGAGATGGTCGGCGCTTTGCGGTGTGTCGCGCCGCAAAATGGGATTCAGGGTCAGTCGCTGAATTCTTCCGAAGCATTGTCAGAAACAACGGCGCCTTACGCTCTGCCCCGGCAGACATCTGCCGTGCTCTCAAAATACAGGTCCGCTGCCTGGAGTACCGCGCTAGCAGTTGGCATGACACTGGTTGTGTTGGCCTTTGCGATCTATTTCTTGCGATCAAGGCCGGCAGCAACGCTCTCCAAGATCAAAACGCTCGCCGTGCTGCCGTTTAAGCCGCTGGTTGCTGATGACCGCAACGAATCGCTTGAAATGGGTATGGCGGACACTCTGATTGCGAAGCTGAGTAACATAAAAGAGATCAATGTGCGGCCAGTAAGCGCAGTGCGCAAGTACGCAGGGCTTGAGCAGGACGCAGTTGCGGCAGGTAGAGAGCAGAAAGTGGATGTGGTCATTGATGGGCAGATACAGAAGTCGGGCGACAAGATCAGAGTGACCGTCAGGTTGGTTAGAGTGGTAGATGGCGCGCAGATTTGGGCAACCCAATTCGACGAGAAGATGACGGATATATTTCGAGTACAGGATTCTATCTCAGAGCGAGTGGCCGGAGCGCTGGCAGTTAATTTGAGCGGCGAGGAGAAGGAGCAGGTCAGCAAACGTTATACCAGCAACACCGAGGCTTACCAGCTTTATCTGACGGGTCGCTACCACCTTAACCGATTGACAGACGATGGAATTCGGAAAAGCCTGGACTACTTTCAACAAGCGGTCGAGAAAGATCCGAGCTTCGCGATGGCGTACGCCGGAGTGGCAGATTCTTACAATGCACTTGCTGGCTTCAACGTCCTTCCGCCAAAGGACGTCTACCCCAAAGCCAGGTTGGCGGCGGATACGGCCCTGAAGTTGGATGACCTGCTTGCCCAAGCTCACACGTCGCTGGCGATGATCAAACTCGCTTATGACTGGGATTGGCCGGGCGCCGAGAGAGAATTCAAGCGAGCCCTGGAAATCAGCCCGAGTGATTCAGAAGCTCACTATCAGTATGGCTACTATTTAGCTTTTATGGGGCGATTCGATGAAGCGATCGTTGAAATACGTCGGGCACAGGAGCTTGATCCAATTTCGCTGGTAAAGATCACAGGGGTAGGTCAGGCGCTATTCATGGCGCGCCGGTATGACGAGGCCATAGAACAATGCCGAACGGCGCTTGAGATGGATCCGAATCTCGGCTTCGCATACTGGTTGCTGGGCCTCGCTTATATGCAGAAAGGAATGTATGAGCCAGCCATCGTGGCGTTGCAAAAATCAATACCGCTGTCGGGAGACAGTCCCGACGAACCAGCGTCACTTGCGTGCGCTTATGCTCTTTCAGGCAAGACCGGTGAGGCGCGAAAGATCCTGGAGAAGTTGGAGCAGCAAGCAAGGCGCAAGTACATTGCGTCATCCGGGCTCGCCGAAATTTATGGCGCGCTAGGAGAGAAAGACCGGGCCTTTGCATTGCTCGACCAGGCTTACGACGAAAGAGACAACATGATGGTTCTGCTTAAAGTAGAACCCACATTCGATCCGCTTCGGTCAGATCCGCGATTCGCAACCCTGCTGCGGCGAGTAGGCTTCCCACAGTGA
- the glpK gene encoding glycerol kinase GlpK, protein MPNYVLALDQGTTSSRAILFDRAGRLVSVAQQEFPQIFPQAGWVEHNPEDIWNSQLYCAREALSKTNVKAADVAAIGITNQRETTVVWDRAANAAIYNAIVWQCRRTAPMCEKLKKEKFDRVIRNKTGLVTDAYFSGTKVAWLLDNVKGARKKAAAGELAFGTVDTWLIHRLSGGKTHVTDVSNASRTLLYNIRKQQWDNEILKKLGISASLLPEVKSSSEVYAETDPDLLGGPIPIAGIAGDQQAALFGQACFKPGMMKNTYGTGCFLLMNTGSSANASKNGLLTTIAWRTGKETQYALEGSVFVAGAAVQWLRDGLGIIANAADTESLATSVNDTHGVYFVPAFVGLGAPYWDQNARGAIVGLTRGATRAHIARAALEAMAYQTRDVVECMQKDSGIKAKELRVDGGATRNDFLCQFQADILGIPVVRPVITETTALGAAYLAGLAVGFWKSEKEIAGQWQVEKRFEPQMKKSERERFYEGWQAAVARVRTGK, encoded by the coding sequence ATGCCCAACTACGTTTTAGCTCTGGATCAAGGCACGACGTCTTCGCGCGCCATTTTGTTTGATCGCGCCGGACGCCTTGTCAGCGTCGCGCAGCAGGAATTTCCACAAATCTTTCCGCAAGCCGGATGGGTCGAACACAACCCGGAAGACATTTGGAATTCGCAGTTGTATTGCGCTCGCGAAGCTCTGTCGAAAACGAACGTCAAAGCCGCGGACGTTGCCGCCATCGGCATCACCAACCAGCGCGAAACGACGGTTGTCTGGGATCGAGCGGCGAACGCGGCGATTTACAACGCCATCGTCTGGCAATGCCGCCGCACTGCGCCGATGTGCGAAAAACTGAAAAAGGAAAAGTTTGATCGCGTCATTCGCAACAAAACCGGGTTGGTGACGGACGCATACTTTTCCGGAACGAAAGTCGCTTGGCTGTTGGACAACGTCAAAGGCGCACGTAAAAAAGCTGCCGCTGGAGAACTGGCATTTGGCACTGTGGACACCTGGTTGATTCATCGGCTGAGCGGCGGCAAAACGCACGTCACCGATGTTTCGAACGCTTCGCGCACCTTGCTTTACAACATTCGCAAACAGCAATGGGACAATGAAATTCTGAAAAAGTTGGGCATCTCGGCCAGCCTGCTGCCCGAAGTGAAATCGTCTTCCGAAGTGTACGCCGAAACCGATCCCGACCTGCTCGGCGGGCCGATTCCGATTGCCGGAATTGCCGGAGACCAGCAAGCGGCGCTGTTCGGCCAAGCCTGTTTCAAACCCGGCATGATGAAAAATACGTATGGAACCGGCTGCTTTTTGTTGATGAACACAGGCAGCAGCGCCAACGCGTCGAAAAATGGTTTGTTGACCACCATTGCCTGGCGAACGGGGAAGGAAACGCAATACGCGCTGGAAGGTTCGGTCTTTGTTGCCGGAGCCGCCGTGCAATGGCTGCGCGATGGATTGGGAATTATCGCGAATGCCGCCGACACTGAAAGCCTGGCGACTTCGGTTAACGACACGCACGGTGTGTATTTCGTTCCGGCGTTTGTCGGACTTGGCGCGCCATACTGGGATCAAAATGCGCGCGGAGCGATTGTCGGATTGACGCGTGGAGCAACACGAGCGCACATCGCACGCGCAGCGCTCGAAGCCATGGCGTATCAAACCCGCGACGTGGTCGAATGCATGCAAAAAGATTCCGGCATCAAGGCCAAAGAGCTGCGCGTTGACGGCGGCGCGACCCGCAACGATTTTCTGTGCCAGTTCCAGGCCGATATTCTGGGCATTCCCGTCGTGCGTCCTGTGATTACGGAAACGACGGCGCTCGGCGCGGCTTATCTGGCCGGGTTGGCCGTAGGTTTTTGGAAGAGCGAAAAGGAGATTGCAGGACAATGGCAGGTCGAAAAACGCTTCGAACCGCAAATGAAGAAGAGCGAGCGAGAGCGGTTCTATGAGGGCTGGCAGGCAGCAGTGGCGCGGGTCAGAACGGGTAAATGA